Proteins from a single region of Chromobacterium sp. ATCC 53434:
- a CDS encoding PadR family transcriptional regulator, translated as MRHHHHDHHCAGRRHGHHGGDGELSRGRKFSAEDLQLLLLALIAEQASHGYELIKELAARSNGYYSPSPGMVYPALTYLEEIGQVTVEPAGNRKRYSIADAGRNELGLQRERADLMLAKLSHIGRKMELARRAYAGEEIGDEGAAGWTREMIEARRALKRTLLLRDNADAAEQNRIAAILQRATAEILGETPPASCQPDPRSQN; from the coding sequence ATGAGACACCACCACCACGACCATCATTGCGCCGGCCGACGCCACGGCCACCACGGCGGCGACGGCGAACTGAGCCGCGGCCGCAAATTCAGCGCCGAAGACCTGCAACTGCTGCTGCTGGCGCTGATCGCCGAACAGGCCAGCCACGGCTATGAACTGATCAAGGAGCTGGCCGCCCGCTCCAACGGTTATTACAGCCCCAGTCCGGGCATGGTCTATCCGGCGCTGACCTATCTGGAGGAAATCGGACAGGTCACGGTGGAGCCTGCCGGCAACCGCAAGCGCTATTCGATCGCCGACGCCGGCCGCAACGAACTGGGCCTGCAGCGCGAACGCGCGGACCTGATGCTGGCCAAGCTGTCCCATATCGGCCGCAAGATGGAGCTGGCCCGCCGCGCCTATGCCGGTGAGGAAATCGGCGACGAGGGCGCCGCCGGCTGGACCCGCGAAATGATAGAGGCGCGCCGCGCGCTGAAACGGACGCTGTTGTTGCGCGACAACGCCGACGCCGCCGAACAGAACCGCATCGCCGCCATCTTGCAGCGCGCCACCGCCGAGATACTCGGCGAAACCCCGCCGGCATCCTGTCAACCGGACCCAAGGAGTCAGAATTGA
- a CDS encoding MFS transporter, with the protein MRAVIEALRQLGRPFICLWLGEIVTALGSVLLQFALGVWIYQETGSAEQFSLALFSGMLPALLLLPLAGACADLFDRRVVLVGCDLVLLGLVLTLAALAWSGGLRVWAMVVLSSLASLTYTFRRPSYQVALSLLLPQRRLSQANGLRMLGESSVQFAGPMLAGALMAGHGIGAVMLLEVALILCATALVLAALAGIGRHAQPAAAGRPWDALWRHCRSGVATTLAYMGRQAEMRALLIYMLLQTSLVALVSSMLTPMVLAGHDSGVLGRVMSSAAVGAIIGSVLVVACNPQRRLMRIVLLADLALAVCVAAMGWVRTPLSWSGMACLAMLAGNISNSCLLSLWMGHTPLERRGSLFSLLGAINIGVVALTLLAGGMLVERVLEPGMMPGGALAELTGAWLGTGKGRGIALLFVLCGLACMTVALGALRFVRLDRLDEAAQAVEETPPLAASGRQV; encoded by the coding sequence ATGAGGGCGGTCATCGAGGCTTTGCGCCAATTGGGCCGGCCCTTCATCTGCCTGTGGCTGGGGGAAATCGTCACCGCGCTGGGCAGCGTGCTGCTGCAGTTCGCGCTGGGCGTGTGGATCTATCAGGAAACCGGCTCGGCCGAGCAGTTCTCGCTGGCGCTGTTCAGCGGCATGCTGCCGGCCTTGCTGCTGTTGCCGCTGGCCGGCGCCTGCGCCGACCTGTTCGACCGCCGCGTGGTGCTGGTGGGTTGCGATCTGGTCTTGCTGGGGCTGGTGCTGACGCTGGCCGCGCTCGCCTGGAGCGGCGGCTTGCGGGTATGGGCGATGGTGGTCCTGAGCAGTCTGGCCTCGCTGACCTATACCTTCCGGCGGCCCAGTTACCAGGTGGCCTTGAGCCTGCTGCTGCCGCAGCGCCGGCTCAGCCAGGCCAACGGCTTGCGGATGCTGGGGGAAAGTTCGGTTCAATTCGCCGGTCCGATGCTGGCCGGCGCGTTGATGGCCGGGCACGGAATCGGCGCGGTGATGCTGCTGGAAGTGGCGCTGATCCTGTGCGCCACCGCGCTGGTGCTGGCGGCCTTGGCGGGCATCGGCCGGCATGCGCAACCGGCGGCGGCGGGCCGGCCATGGGACGCGTTGTGGCGGCATTGCCGCAGCGGCGTCGCGACGACGCTGGCGTATATGGGCCGGCAAGCGGAGATGCGGGCGCTGCTGATCTACATGCTGCTGCAGACCTCGCTGGTGGCGCTGGTTTCCAGCATGCTGACGCCTATGGTGCTGGCCGGGCACGACAGCGGCGTGCTGGGCAGGGTGATGAGCAGCGCCGCGGTCGGCGCGATCATAGGCAGCGTGCTGGTGGTGGCCTGCAATCCGCAGCGGCGGCTGATGCGCATCGTGCTGCTGGCCGATCTGGCGCTGGCGGTGTGCGTGGCGGCGATGGGCTGGGTCCGGACGCCGCTGTCGTGGTCGGGCATGGCCTGCCTGGCGATGCTGGCCGGCAATATCTCCAACAGCTGCCTGCTCAGCCTGTGGATGGGCCATACGCCGCTGGAGCGGCGCGGCAGCCTGTTCAGCCTGCTCGGCGCGATCAATATCGGCGTCGTCGCGTTGACGCTGCTGGCCGGCGGCATGCTGGTCGAGCGGGTGCTGGAGCCCGGCATGATGCCGGGCGGCGCGCTGGCGGAGCTGACGGGAGCTTGGCTGGGTACGGGCAAGGGACGGGGCATCGCCTTGTTGTTCGTGCTGTGCGGCCTGGCCTGCATGACGGTGGCGCTGGGCGCGCTGCGTTTCGTCAGGCTGGATCGCCTGGACGAAGCCGCCCAGGCCGTCGAGGAGACGCCGCCGTTGGCGGCGTCCGGCCGCCAGGTCTGA
- a CDS encoding CZB domain-containing protein: MDLEQALLKHEEWKNRFREAIFRQEAMDADNIGRDDCCELGRWLHGPGQSRYGGLSMFQTCVSRHAMFHREAGRIAGMINAQRFEQAEQALEDSAYSVASSALAAALAQLRQQTGGKP; the protein is encoded by the coding sequence ATGGATTTGGAACAAGCGTTGCTCAAGCATGAAGAGTGGAAAAACCGATTCAGGGAGGCGATATTCAGGCAGGAGGCGATGGACGCGGACAATATAGGCCGCGACGATTGCTGCGAGCTGGGCCGCTGGCTACACGGCCCCGGCCAGAGCCGTTACGGCGGCCTCAGCATGTTCCAGACCTGCGTCAGCCGCCACGCGATGTTCCACCGCGAAGCCGGCCGCATCGCCGGAATGATCAACGCGCAGCGATTCGAACAGGCGGAACAGGCGCTGGAAGACAGCGCCTACTCGGTCGCCTCCAGCGCGCTGGCCGCGGCGCTGGCGCAATTGCGCCAGCAGACCGGCGGCAAACCCTGA
- a CDS encoding siderophore-interacting protein, protein MNTDLTVQKLRHPLRFRLLQIVRIARLSPTMLRLTFSGDDLAGFVSASFDDHIKLFFPEPGERQPAIPTVSDGGISFPPDQPKPQMRDYTPRRYDAAAGELDIDFVVHAGGVAADWALNAKVGDRLGIGGPRGSRVVPTGFDWHWLIGDESALPAIARRLEELPADARGQAWILVDDEQCRLPLTAPSGIEIVWRRRDLGQALLSAVEQATLPSGAGYVWAAGESGEMRPLHKQLLARGVDKDRMRVAGYWKRGDAGAHESISD, encoded by the coding sequence TTGAATACCGATCTCACCGTACAGAAACTGCGTCACCCATTGCGCTTTCGCCTGCTGCAAATCGTCCGCATCGCCCGGCTGTCGCCGACGATGCTGCGCCTGACCTTCTCCGGCGACGATCTGGCCGGCTTCGTCTCCGCCTCTTTCGACGACCACATCAAGCTGTTTTTCCCGGAGCCGGGCGAGCGGCAGCCGGCGATACCGACGGTCAGCGACGGCGGCATCAGCTTCCCGCCGGACCAGCCCAAGCCGCAGATGCGGGACTACACGCCGCGCCGCTACGACGCGGCGGCCGGCGAGCTGGACATAGACTTCGTCGTCCACGCCGGCGGCGTGGCCGCCGACTGGGCGCTGAACGCCAAAGTCGGCGACCGGCTGGGCATAGGCGGCCCGCGCGGCTCGCGCGTGGTGCCGACCGGCTTCGACTGGCACTGGCTGATCGGCGACGAGTCGGCGTTGCCGGCCATCGCCCGCCGGCTGGAGGAATTGCCGGCCGACGCGCGCGGCCAGGCCTGGATCCTGGTCGACGACGAACAATGCCGGCTGCCGCTGACGGCGCCGTCCGGCATCGAAATCGTCTGGCGCCGCCGCGACCTGGGCCAGGCGCTGCTGTCGGCGGTGGAGCAAGCGACGCTGCCGTCCGGCGCCGGCTATGTCTGGGCCGCCGGCGAAAGCGGCGAGATGCGCCCGCTGCACAAACAGCTGCTGGCGCGCGGCGTAGACAAGGACAGGATGCGGGTGGCCGGCTACTGGAAGCGCGGCGACGCCGGCGCCCACGAAAGCATCTCCGACTAA
- a CDS encoding cache domain-containing protein — protein MAKTLSLKLRLLLQTASAIVLVCVLGALLTQTLRQQMLSDRRDQVRSQVESAASLVALHEEEAATGLVPEAEARRRALQELARLRFDGDEYFFVLDRDLKWLAHGMNPKLVGKDMHSVRDPVGTDMGRLFDDTLRQGGGRGFAQYVWDKPGAAGPQPKLAYFSTSARWGWVVGTGLYLDDISAVLWKQVWGVAAQLLLFMAVTLSLGWWVYRSVMRELGAEPSEAAAIVREIAAGKLDRDIRLPKNGGDSLLAHIREMQGQLRRLVGEIIRDAEELGRLNADVVDGARMVADNSQGQSEGAAAMAASVEQLTVSISHIARHAMDAREVSQDSGQLGPVAAEHERNGVQGQGRSAAGRAGRRPDPADPGQREPGGPGGQRHLARAAGTGHRQPGHRPPRRADRPSGFGQRGGRHPGLAQRSAHRRGDRQSALVGGAVPGLSAVAQGLPPVCWRNCASAAASALEATE, from the coding sequence ATGGCGAAAACCCTTTCCTTGAAGCTGCGCCTGCTGTTGCAGACAGCAAGCGCCATCGTGCTGGTATGCGTGCTGGGGGCCCTGCTGACGCAGACTTTGCGGCAGCAGATGCTGTCCGACCGCCGCGATCAGGTGCGCAGCCAGGTGGAGAGCGCCGCCAGCCTGGTGGCCTTGCACGAGGAGGAGGCGGCGACCGGCCTGGTGCCGGAGGCCGAGGCCCGGCGGCGGGCCCTGCAGGAACTGGCGCGGCTGCGCTTCGACGGCGACGAGTATTTCTTCGTGCTGGACCGCGATCTGAAATGGCTGGCCCACGGCATGAACCCCAAGCTGGTCGGCAAGGACATGCACAGCGTCCGGGACCCGGTCGGCACCGATATGGGCCGCCTGTTCGACGACACCCTCCGCCAGGGCGGCGGCCGGGGTTTCGCGCAATACGTGTGGGACAAGCCGGGCGCGGCCGGGCCGCAGCCCAAGCTGGCCTATTTCAGCACCAGCGCGCGCTGGGGCTGGGTGGTGGGCACCGGGCTGTATCTGGACGACATCAGCGCGGTGCTGTGGAAGCAGGTGTGGGGCGTGGCCGCGCAGCTGCTGCTGTTCATGGCGGTGACGCTGTCGCTGGGGTGGTGGGTCTACCGCAGCGTGATGCGCGAACTCGGCGCCGAGCCGTCTGAGGCCGCGGCCATCGTCCGTGAAATCGCCGCCGGCAAGCTGGACCGCGACATCCGGCTGCCGAAGAACGGCGGCGACAGCCTGCTGGCGCACATCCGCGAGATGCAGGGGCAGCTGCGCAGGCTGGTCGGCGAAATCATCCGCGACGCCGAGGAGTTGGGACGGCTGAACGCCGACGTGGTGGACGGCGCGCGCATGGTGGCCGACAACTCGCAGGGCCAGAGCGAGGGCGCGGCGGCGATGGCTGCCTCGGTTGAGCAGTTGACGGTCAGCATCAGCCATATCGCCCGTCACGCGATGGACGCGCGCGAGGTGTCGCAGGACTCCGGCCAGCTCGGACCTGTCGCGGCAGAACATGAGCGAAACGGTGTCCAGGGTCAAGGCCGGTCTGCAGCTGGCCGAGCAGGGCGGAGACCTGATCCAGCAGATCCAGGGCAGCGCGAGCCAGGTGGTCCGGGTGGTCAACGACATCTCGCACGCGCTGCAGGAACAGGGCACCGCCAGCCAGGACATCGCCCGCCACGTCGAGCAGATCGCCCAAGTGGCTTCGGGCAACGCGGTGGCCGCCACCCAGGCCTCGCACAGCGTTCAGCGCATAGACGAGGTGACCGGCAATCTGCGCTCGTCGGTGGCGCAGTTCCAGGTCTGAGCGCCGTCGCTCAGGGTTTGCCGCCGGTCTGCTGGCGCAATTGCGCCAGCGCCGCGGCCAGCGCGCTGGAGGCGACCGAGTAG
- a CDS encoding amino acid adenylation domain-containing protein produces the protein MSVTYLALELSRNAIELGLSDDSGNLVIRGEKQRLTPALLGQLKESKPELLASLGNGEYAALTERLALTASSLRRFGLELDRSQWDGVCAGVDGGMANIQDIYPLAPLQEGILFHHLLGGEGDAYLLSSLMAFDSGERLQGFVAALQQVVARHDILRTAIQWQGLPEPVQVVWRDAPVTVETVELDPADGPLAAQLEQRYDPRRTRLDVARAPLLCGYAAADPADGRHYLQLLFHHLVVDHTSLDILMGEIQDIQAGLGAALPPSLPFRNFVAQARLGVSAAEHEAYFRAELGEVDEPTAAFGLQGNRGDGDGLDESRLRLPAELTDRLRRQARRLGVSVASLAHLAWGRVLARASGRDTVVFGTVLFGRLQGGAGADRALGLFINTLPLKLAFGDASVEQAARRTQQALTRLLRHEHASLALAQRCSGVAAPQPLFSSVLNYRYGEEVGAGSGLEGIAEMAGEERTNYPLTLSVDDFGDAGLALKAQVSATVGAARICALMERTLAALADALEAGGGMPARALEVLPDAEKRLLLDDFNAASTPYPDDLLIHQLFEAQAAARPDAPALLYGDETLSYGELNRRANRLAHRLIALGVGPGQRVGLCLARSVDIVAALLAVLKAGGTYVPLDPSYPPERLAYMLEDSAPTAVLTQASLRALCADGDWAVALLDEEAEHLAALPAENPVVAGLGSRHPAYVIYTSGSTGRPKGVVCAHYGVVHLMRSLSGVWPMTPDSRVLQFASFSFDASVWEYAGALSSGAALCLATREERMPGQALQDTLRRFGISHTLLPSSALKMMDPAAIGYRVENLLVGGEACPVALAEAWAAEHRLFNVYGPTESTVYATYHRCLTDQAGVLPIGRPLPNIRAYILDVDLQPAPLGVAGELHIGGPGVTDGYLNRPELTAQRFVADPFGGVAGARLYKTGDLGRWLADGSIEYLGRNDFQVKIRGFRIELGEIEARLAACAGVTEAVVLAREDASGDKRLVAYLTAGPGAALEAAVLRAELARDLAEYMIPSAFVVLEAFPLTPNGKLDRKALPAPDGALQSSREYEAPQGETETALAAIWSALLGVERIGRRDNFFELGGHSLLAVSMVARAARQLGASLALRQVYQAADLRTLAEMAGRDADADADGAVALRGGDGVPLFLLHEVYGGIAYAQNLAGHLAGCFPIYALPAGDWGRDRREGGIRELAIVHIERIRRIQPRGPYRLAGWSVGGSIAHAMAALLQEQGEAVSFLGLIDSCGDYAPQRRMLENRLARERDQDIGLLFLMLEMELGLDEAALDRLRAMPDIDSMITATLSRTDWGKGLTMDEVKAMLATQAAIFRSAVGYRPRPLATRPVLYGASVSLAQRLDQPWRELQGEALSVRPIPGDHHSILEKPAIAELATEMSRSLISP, from the coding sequence GTGAGTGTGACCTATCTGGCATTGGAACTGTCCCGCAACGCCATCGAGCTCGGCCTGTCCGACGACAGCGGCAACCTGGTGATACGCGGAGAGAAGCAGCGCCTGACCCCGGCGTTGCTGGGACAGTTGAAGGAGAGCAAGCCCGAGCTGCTCGCCAGCCTGGGCAATGGCGAGTACGCCGCGCTGACCGAGCGGCTGGCGCTGACCGCCAGCAGTCTCAGGCGTTTCGGGCTGGAACTGGACCGGTCGCAGTGGGACGGCGTTTGCGCCGGCGTCGACGGCGGCATGGCCAATATCCAGGACATCTACCCGCTGGCGCCGCTGCAGGAGGGGATATTGTTCCACCACCTGCTGGGCGGCGAAGGCGACGCCTACCTGCTGTCCTCGTTGATGGCCTTCGACAGCGGCGAGCGGCTGCAAGGCTTCGTCGCGGCCTTGCAACAGGTGGTGGCGCGGCACGACATCCTGCGCACGGCGATCCAGTGGCAGGGCCTGCCGGAGCCGGTGCAGGTGGTGTGGCGCGACGCGCCGGTGACGGTGGAAACGGTGGAACTGGACCCGGCCGACGGCCCGCTGGCGGCGCAGCTGGAACAGCGTTACGACCCGCGTAGGACGCGGCTGGACGTGGCGCGGGCGCCGCTGCTTTGCGGCTATGCCGCCGCCGATCCGGCCGACGGCCGCCACTATCTGCAGCTGCTGTTCCATCACTTGGTGGTCGACCATACCTCGCTGGACATCCTGATGGGGGAAATCCAGGACATTCAGGCCGGCCTTGGCGCAGCTCTGCCGCCGTCGCTGCCGTTCCGCAACTTCGTCGCCCAGGCGCGCTTGGGCGTCAGCGCGGCGGAGCACGAGGCCTACTTCCGCGCCGAGCTGGGCGAGGTCGACGAGCCGACGGCGGCCTTCGGCCTGCAAGGCAATCGCGGCGACGGCGACGGACTGGACGAGAGCCGGCTGCGGCTGCCGGCCGAGCTGACGGACCGGCTGCGGCGGCAGGCGCGGCGGCTGGGCGTCAGTGTGGCCAGCCTGGCGCACCTGGCCTGGGGCCGCGTGCTGGCGCGGGCGTCGGGGCGGGACACGGTGGTGTTCGGCACGGTGTTGTTCGGCCGGCTGCAGGGCGGGGCCGGCGCCGACCGGGCGCTGGGCCTGTTCATCAACACCTTGCCGTTGAAGCTGGCCTTCGGCGACGCCAGCGTCGAGCAGGCGGCGCGGCGGACCCAGCAGGCGCTGACGCGGCTGCTGCGGCATGAGCACGCGTCGCTGGCGCTGGCGCAGCGCTGCAGCGGCGTGGCGGCGCCGCAACCGTTGTTCAGTTCGGTGCTGAACTACCGCTACGGCGAAGAGGTCGGCGCTGGAAGCGGCCTGGAAGGCATCGCCGAGATGGCGGGCGAGGAGAGGACCAACTACCCGCTGACCTTGTCGGTCGACGATTTCGGCGACGCCGGCCTGGCGCTGAAGGCGCAGGTGTCGGCGACGGTCGGCGCGGCGCGGATCTGCGCCTTGATGGAGCGGACGCTGGCGGCGCTGGCCGATGCGCTGGAGGCCGGCGGCGGCATGCCGGCGCGCGCGCTGGAAGTGCTGCCGGACGCGGAGAAGCGCCTGCTGCTGGACGATTTCAACGCGGCGTCGACGCCGTACCCGGACGATCTGCTGATCCACCAGCTGTTCGAGGCGCAGGCGGCGGCGCGGCCGGACGCGCCGGCGCTGCTGTACGGCGACGAGACGCTGAGCTACGGCGAACTGAACCGCCGCGCCAACCGGTTGGCGCACAGGCTGATCGCGCTCGGCGTCGGGCCGGGCCAGCGCGTCGGCCTGTGCCTGGCGCGCAGCGTCGACATCGTGGCGGCGCTGCTGGCGGTGCTGAAGGCCGGCGGCACCTATGTGCCGCTGGACCCGAGCTACCCGCCGGAGCGGTTGGCCTACATGCTGGAAGACAGCGCGCCGACGGCGGTGCTGACGCAGGCCTCGCTGCGGGCCCTGTGCGCCGACGGCGACTGGGCGGTGGCGCTGCTGGACGAGGAGGCGGAGCACCTGGCGGCATTGCCGGCCGAGAATCCGGTGGTGGCGGGGCTGGGCAGCCGCCATCCGGCCTATGTGATCTACACCTCCGGCTCCACCGGCCGGCCCAAGGGCGTGGTCTGCGCCCATTACGGCGTCGTTCATCTGATGCGTTCGCTGTCCGGCGTCTGGCCGATGACGCCGGACAGCCGGGTGCTGCAATTCGCCTCCTTCAGCTTCGACGCCAGCGTCTGGGAATACGCCGGCGCGCTGAGCAGCGGCGCGGCGCTGTGCCTGGCGACGCGCGAGGAGCGGATGCCGGGCCAGGCCTTGCAGGACACGCTGCGCCGCTTTGGCATCAGCCACACGCTGCTGCCGTCGTCGGCGCTGAAAATGATGGACCCGGCGGCGATAGGCTACCGCGTCGAGAACCTGCTGGTCGGCGGCGAGGCCTGCCCGGTGGCGCTGGCCGAGGCCTGGGCCGCCGAGCACCGACTGTTCAACGTCTACGGCCCGACCGAGAGCACGGTATACGCCACCTATCATCGCTGCCTGACCGACCAGGCCGGGGTGCTGCCGATAGGCAGGCCGCTGCCGAACATCCGCGCCTACATCCTGGACGTTGACCTGCAGCCGGCGCCGCTGGGCGTGGCCGGCGAGCTGCATATCGGCGGGCCGGGCGTGACGGACGGTTATCTGAACCGGCCAGAACTGACGGCCCAGCGTTTCGTCGCCGATCCGTTCGGCGGCGTGGCCGGCGCGCGGCTGTACAAGACCGGCGATCTGGGGCGCTGGCTGGCGGATGGCAGCATCGAATACCTGGGCCGCAACGACTTCCAGGTGAAGATACGCGGCTTCCGCATCGAATTGGGCGAGATCGAGGCCAGGCTGGCGGCCTGCGCCGGGGTGACGGAGGCGGTGGTGCTGGCGCGGGAGGACGCGTCGGGCGACAAGCGGCTGGTGGCCTATCTGACGGCGGGGCCGGGCGCGGCGCTGGAGGCGGCGGTGTTGCGGGCGGAACTGGCGCGCGATCTGGCCGAGTACATGATACCGAGCGCCTTCGTCGTGCTGGAGGCCTTCCCGCTGACGCCGAACGGCAAGCTGGACCGCAAGGCCCTGCCGGCGCCGGATGGCGCGCTGCAGTCCAGTCGCGAGTACGAGGCGCCGCAGGGCGAGACCGAGACGGCGTTAGCGGCGATCTGGAGCGCGCTGCTGGGCGTCGAGCGGATTGGCCGCCGCGACAATTTCTTCGAGCTGGGCGGCCATTCGCTGCTGGCGGTATCCATGGTGGCCAGGGCGGCCCGCCAGCTGGGCGCCAGCCTGGCCCTGCGGCAGGTCTATCAGGCGGCCGATCTGCGGACGCTGGCCGAGATGGCCGGTCGCGACGCCGACGCCGACGCCGACGGCGCGGTGGCGTTGCGCGGCGGCGACGGCGTCCCGCTATTCCTGCTGCACGAGGTCTATGGCGGCATCGCCTACGCGCAGAATCTGGCCGGCCATTTGGCCGGGTGCTTCCCGATTTACGCGTTGCCGGCCGGAGACTGGGGCCGCGATCGCCGGGAAGGCGGCATCCGGGAACTGGCCATCGTGCATATCGAACGGATCCGGCGCATCCAGCCGCGGGGGCCGTACCGCCTGGCCGGCTGGTCGGTCGGCGGTTCGATCGCCCATGCGATGGCGGCGCTGTTGCAGGAGCAGGGGGAGGCCGTCTCCTTCCTGGGCCTGATCGACAGTTGCGGCGATTACGCGCCGCAACGGCGGATGCTGGAGAACAGGCTGGCGCGCGAGCGCGATCAGGACATCGGCCTGCTTTTCCTGATGCTGGAAATGGAGCTTGGCCTGGACGAGGCGGCGCTGGATCGCCTGCGCGCGATGCCCGACATCGATTCGATGATAACGGCGACATTGTCGCGGACCGACTGGGGCAAGGGGCTGACGATGGACGAGGTCAAGGCGATGCTGGCGACGCAGGCCGCCATTTTCCGCTCCGCGGTCGGCTACCGCCCACGGCCGCTGGCGACCCGGCCGGTGTTGTACGGCGCCTCGGTGTCGCTGGCGCAGCGTCTGGACCAGCCTTGGCGCGAATTGCAGGGGGAAGCGCTGTCGGTGCGCCCGATTCCCGGCGATCACCACAGCATTCTGGAAAAGCCGGCGATTGCCGAATTGGCGACGGAAATGTCGAGGAGTTTGATTTCGCCTTGA